A window of the Nycticebus coucang isolate mNycCou1 chromosome 3, mNycCou1.pri, whole genome shotgun sequence genome harbors these coding sequences:
- the LOC128580626 gene encoding RWD domain-containing protein 4-like, whose translation MTYTYFEYVKDNKEQFMENHHPVNFATSTSSTISVETPNTNSSRRKKDKKEQLAKAQKRKLADKTDHKGELPRGWNWVDVVKRLSKTGSKDDD comes from the coding sequence ATGACCTACACATATTTTGAATATGTCAAGGACAATAAAGAGCAGTTCATGGAGAATCACCATCCTGTTAATTTTGCAACATCAACAAGCAGTACAATCTCAGTTGAAACTCCTAATACAAACTCctcaaggaggaaaaaagacaaaaaagaacaacTTGCAAAAGCCCAGAAACGTAAGCTGGCAGATAAAACAGATCACAAAGGTGAACTTCCTCGGGGTTGGAACTGGGTTGATGTCGTCAAGCGTTTAAGCAAAACTGGCTCTAAAGATGATGACTAG